A window of the Cystobacter fuscus genome harbors these coding sequences:
- a CDS encoding glycoside hydrolase family 3 protein, giving the protein MSLRPSHALALSLALLLGACTLAPAPRPAPSPPPPPLALPLVVPVPVDALADEVERLLTSLSVEDKVGQLMMVGIGGREVDGAVEALVRGHRVGGVCLFKHNISDGEQVARLNRDLRGLLSDGIPPFLALDQEGGNVVRVKDDVVVLPGNMALGATRSAQLAYAAGHAQAEDLRRLGFNMNLAPVLDVNLNPRNPVIGSRSYGDSIPLVSELGRAFVRGQQDAGLVTVAKHFPGHGATDADSHRALPVMLESREEVLAQMEPFRAVIREGLDGLMTAHVAVPALTGDDAPATVHPRVLRGLLRERLDFQGLVLTDELEMEPIARRYGVGQAAVLAVNAGADMVLVPWHSEKKREVHAALLSAVRGGELSAARLDEAVRHILATKVRRGLFAPPRPVEERLATPRSAEHEEVAHRIARAAVTLLRTDGEHFPLPSGVRLGVITAEDSLGDAIRERMPGARVLDVPAWPSRAQRARVRQRARALALQSDVVVVGMINSRQLELVTLAASLGRPVVLVSMGLPYLAERATAARAVLAVYSYQPTATEAAAAALFGEIGTPGRLPVGLGRLTFGYGLEVPRRQQAAAPPAPRGEAGGGRQR; this is encoded by the coding sequence GTGTCCCTCCGGCCCTCGCACGCCCTCGCGCTCTCCCTCGCCCTGCTGCTGGGGGCGTGTACCCTGGCGCCGGCCCCGCGCCCGGCCCCATCCCCTCCCCCGCCGCCGCTCGCGCTCCCCCTGGTCGTCCCCGTCCCGGTGGACGCGCTCGCCGACGAGGTGGAGCGGCTGCTCACCAGCCTCTCCGTCGAGGACAAGGTGGGACAACTGATGATGGTGGGCATCGGGGGACGCGAGGTGGATGGCGCCGTGGAGGCGTTGGTGCGCGGCCACCGGGTGGGGGGCGTCTGCCTCTTCAAACACAACATCTCGGACGGCGAACAGGTGGCCCGGCTCAACCGGGACCTGCGCGGGCTGCTGTCCGATGGCATCCCCCCCTTCCTCGCGCTGGACCAGGAGGGGGGCAACGTCGTGCGGGTGAAGGACGACGTGGTGGTGCTGCCGGGCAACATGGCCCTGGGGGCCACGCGCTCGGCACAGCTCGCCTACGCGGCGGGGCATGCCCAGGCGGAGGACCTGCGGCGGCTGGGCTTCAACATGAACCTGGCGCCGGTGCTGGACGTCAACCTCAACCCGCGCAACCCCGTCATCGGCAGCCGCTCCTATGGGGACTCGATTCCCCTCGTGTCCGAGCTGGGGCGCGCCTTCGTGCGCGGCCAGCAGGACGCGGGGCTCGTCACCGTGGCCAAGCACTTCCCCGGCCATGGCGCCACGGACGCCGACAGCCACCGCGCGCTGCCCGTCATGCTCGAGTCGCGCGAGGAGGTGCTCGCCCAGATGGAGCCCTTCCGGGCCGTCATCCGCGAGGGACTGGACGGGTTGATGACCGCGCACGTCGCCGTGCCCGCCCTCACCGGAGACGACGCGCCCGCCACCGTCCACCCCCGGGTGCTGCGCGGCCTCTTGCGCGAGCGGCTCGACTTCCAGGGTCTGGTCCTCACCGACGAGCTGGAGATGGAGCCCATCGCCCGACGCTACGGCGTGGGTCAGGCCGCGGTGCTGGCGGTGAACGCCGGCGCGGACATGGTGCTCGTGCCCTGGCACTCGGAGAAGAAGCGCGAGGTGCACGCGGCGCTCCTGTCCGCGGTGCGCGGTGGCGAGCTGTCCGCCGCCCGCCTGGATGAAGCGGTGCGTCACATCCTCGCCACCAAGGTGCGCCGGGGGCTGTTCGCCCCGCCCCGCCCCGTGGAGGAGCGGCTGGCCACCCCGCGCTCGGCCGAGCACGAGGAGGTCGCCCACCGCATCGCCCGCGCCGCCGTCACCCTGCTGCGCACCGACGGCGAGCACTTCCCCCTGCCCTCCGGCGTGCGCCTGGGCGTCATCACCGCCGAGGACTCGCTCGGAGACGCCATCCGCGAGCGGATGCCGGGTGCCCGGGTGCTGGACGTGCCCGCGTGGCCCTCGCGTGCCCAGCGCGCACGCGTGCGGCAGCGGGCCCGCGCCCTCGCGCTCCAGTCGGACGTGGTGGTGGTGGGGATGATCAACTCGCGCCAGCTGGAGCTCGTCACCCTGGCCGCCTCGCTCGGACGGCCCGTGGTGCTCGTGTCCATGGGCCTGCCCTACCTGGCCGAGCGAGCCACCGCGGCGCGGGCGGTGCTCGCCGTCTACTCGTACCAACCCACCGCCACCGAGGCCGCCGCGGCCGCGCTCTTCGGGGAGATTGGCACGCCGGGCCGGCTGCCCGTGGGACTTGGCCGGCTCACCTTCGGGTACGGCCTGGAGGTGCCACGCCGTCAACAGGCCGCCGCCCCACCCGCCCCTCGGGGAGAGGCGGGAGGCGGCCGCCAGCGCTAG
- a CDS encoding sensor histidine kinase: MSAPLASSVPGSHLARDSTSDTSRPPQDERFALLLEHMAEAFLSLDERGRVLRCNTRAAALLGVEAERLRGQEPWTAAPGLMGRTLHERLVAALESRQPARFLASLPPRTWLEVSVVPVGEELWVLATDITQREEAQALVEQTEKRFRLLGERFQVALDSAQMAVWETNLATGQVFRSEGHDRLYGYPEPLPTWTHERFLEALHPEDRPEVEAQVATVFSQDVKAYTSTFRVRGVEGSWRWLTSRARVLRDAEGRPLVVRGAILDITPLKETELALQESVRVREDFLSLAGHELKTPLTGLNLQVQMLRRLGEEDVSTPLRAPRVQARLDAIDRGLRRLGTLGDNLLDVSRIRHGQLDFIFTTGDLSALVSEVVARTEDEARTAGVSLVGFIEPRVVGRFDRLRMEQVLVNLLFNALRHGGGHPVEVVLERYAGGARLVVSDEGPGVPEADRERIFARFEQVQGGARAGGLGLGLFVVRQCVEGHRGRVYVRPGPGGRGAAFVVELPL; encoded by the coding sequence GTGAGCGCGCCCCTCGCTTCATCCGTGCCCGGTTCGCACCTGGCGCGTGACTCCACTTCCGACACCTCGCGTCCTCCGCAGGACGAGCGCTTCGCGCTGTTGCTCGAGCACATGGCCGAGGCCTTCCTGTCCCTGGACGAGCGGGGCCGGGTGCTGCGGTGCAACACGCGCGCGGCGGCGCTCTTGGGCGTGGAGGCCGAGCGGCTTCGGGGCCAGGAGCCGTGGACGGCGGCGCCCGGGCTGATGGGCCGCACGTTGCACGAGCGGCTCGTGGCCGCCCTGGAGTCGCGCCAGCCCGCGCGCTTTCTCGCCTCGCTGCCCCCGCGCACCTGGTTGGAGGTGTCGGTGGTGCCGGTGGGCGAGGAGCTGTGGGTGCTCGCCACCGACATCACCCAGCGCGAGGAGGCCCAGGCGCTGGTGGAGCAGACGGAGAAGCGCTTCCGGCTGCTGGGCGAGCGCTTCCAGGTGGCGCTCGACTCCGCGCAGATGGCCGTCTGGGAGACGAACCTCGCCACCGGTCAGGTCTTCCGCTCCGAGGGGCATGATCGGCTCTACGGCTACCCCGAGCCCCTGCCCACGTGGACGCACGAGCGCTTCCTGGAGGCGCTGCATCCGGAGGACAGGCCCGAGGTGGAGGCGCAGGTCGCCACCGTCTTCTCCCAGGACGTGAAGGCCTATACCTCCACCTTCCGCGTCCGGGGCGTGGAGGGCTCGTGGCGCTGGCTCACCAGCCGGGCCCGGGTGCTGCGCGACGCGGAGGGGCGGCCCCTGGTGGTGCGCGGTGCCATCCTCGACATCACCCCGTTGAAGGAGACGGAGCTGGCGCTGCAGGAGTCGGTGCGCGTGCGCGAGGACTTCCTGTCGCTCGCGGGCCACGAGCTCAAGACGCCCCTGACGGGCCTGAACCTGCAGGTGCAGATGTTGCGGCGGCTGGGCGAGGAGGATGTCTCCACCCCCTTGAGGGCGCCCCGCGTCCAGGCGCGTCTGGATGCCATCGATCGGGGCCTGCGGCGCCTGGGCACGCTGGGCGACAACCTGTTGGACGTCAGCCGCATCCGCCACGGCCAGCTCGACTTCATCTTCACCACCGGAGACCTGTCGGCGCTGGTGTCCGAGGTGGTGGCGCGCACCGAGGACGAGGCGCGCACGGCCGGCGTGTCGCTCGTCGGCTTCATCGAGCCGCGCGTGGTGGGACGCTTCGATCGGCTGCGGATGGAGCAGGTGCTCGTCAACCTGCTGTTCAACGCCCTGCGCCACGGCGGGGGACACCCGGTGGAAGTCGTGCTGGAGCGCTACGCCGGGGGCGCGCGGCTGGTGGTGAGCGACGAGGGACCCGGGGTGCCGGAGGCGGATCGCGAGCGCATCTTCGCGCGCTTCGAGCAGGTGCAGGGGGGGGCGCGCGCGGGAGGACTCGGCCTGGGACTCTTCGTCGTGCGCCAGTGCGTCGAGGGCCACCGGGGCCGCGTGTACGTGCGGCCCGGACCGGGCGGACGAGGCGCGGCGTTCGTCGTCGAGTTGCCCCTCTAA
- a CDS encoding GNAT family N-acetyltransferase — protein sequence MMRPMSAMSPESDPVPTRELTPLVVPPVTLEGERVRLEPLASAHTPGLVALLEPEIFEHFNLVLRTPADVEAYVAAALKAAEAGVERPFVILERETGTPVGTTRYLDIQRTHRTLEIGSTWLARRVWRSRVNTECKFLLLRHAFETLGVMRVQFKTDRRNTRSRTAIERLGARFEGILRHHMLVRGGQVRDSAYYSIVDTEWPEVKAGLARKLDVTGR from the coding sequence ATGATGCGGCCCATGTCCGCCATGAGCCCCGAGTCCGACCCCGTCCCCACGCGTGAACTCACGCCGCTCGTCGTCCCCCCGGTGACCCTGGAGGGCGAGCGCGTGCGCCTCGAGCCGCTCGCCTCCGCGCATACCCCCGGGCTCGTGGCGCTGCTCGAGCCGGAGATCTTCGAGCACTTCAACCTGGTGCTGCGCACGCCCGCGGACGTGGAGGCCTACGTCGCCGCCGCGCTGAAGGCCGCGGAGGCGGGGGTGGAGCGGCCCTTCGTCATCCTCGAGCGCGAGACGGGCACCCCGGTGGGCACCACGCGCTACCTGGACATCCAACGCACGCACCGCACGCTGGAGATTGGCAGCACGTGGCTGGCCCGGCGCGTCTGGCGCTCGCGGGTGAACACCGAGTGCAAGTTCCTCCTGCTGCGGCATGCCTTCGAGACGCTCGGGGTGATGCGCGTGCAGTTCAAGACCGATCGGCGCAACACCCGCTCGCGCACGGCCATCGAGCGGCTCGGCGCGCGCTTCGAGGGCATCCTGCGTCACCACATGCTGGTGCGCGGCGGTCAGGTGCGCGACTCGGCCTACTACAGCATCGTCGACACCGAGTGGCCCGAGGTGAAGGCGGGCCTCGCGCGCAAGCTGGACGTCACCGGTCGCTGA
- a CDS encoding GNAT family N-acetyltransferase, with the protein MLTWKWKNFAELTPDELYLALELRQQVFVVEQRSIYLDADGYDRSAYHLLGMEDQPEAPWLAAYLRVLPPKTKYPQASLGRVVVAPEARRHGHGRVLVQKGIDFIEARYPRVPIRIGAQNHLRAFYEDFGFRAMGDVYDEDGIPHVDMVR; encoded by the coding sequence ATGCTGACGTGGAAGTGGAAGAACTTCGCGGAGCTGACGCCCGACGAGCTGTACCTGGCGCTCGAGCTGCGCCAGCAGGTGTTCGTGGTGGAGCAGCGCTCCATCTACCTGGACGCGGATGGCTATGATCGAAGCGCCTACCACCTGCTCGGGATGGAGGACCAACCGGAGGCGCCCTGGCTCGCGGCCTACCTGCGCGTGCTGCCCCCCAAGACGAAGTACCCGCAGGCGAGCCTGGGCCGGGTGGTGGTCGCCCCCGAGGCGCGGCGTCATGGCCATGGACGGGTGCTGGTGCAGAAGGGGATCGACTTCATCGAGGCGCGCTACCCGCGCGTGCCCATCCGCATCGGTGCCCAGAACCACCTGCGCGCCTTCTACGAGGACTTCGGCTTCCGGGCCATGGGAGACGTCTACGACGAGGACGGCATCCCCCATGTCGACATGGTGCGCTGA
- a CDS encoding SDR family oxidoreductase, which produces MAQKDPRSAGNPPPQPPQEQSAPALESKMTPEPDYGLTSYKGLGRLKGRVALVTGGDSGIGRAVCLAFAREGADVAFGYLNEDQDAEVTRRAVEESGHQVVSFRGDLTDEAVCRRLIEDTVKRFGRIDILVNNAAYQGKAVEKFEEISSERLERTFRTNILAMFHLVRYALPHMKKGSTIINTASIQAYQPSPNILDYACTKGAIVTFTKGLAQELIERGIRVNCVAPGPVWTPIIPASFDAEKVKSFGEGNPTGRAGQPVELAPSYVFLASDESTYVNGEVLGVTGGKLLA; this is translated from the coding sequence ATGGCTCAGAAAGATCCGCGTTCCGCCGGCAACCCGCCCCCGCAGCCTCCGCAGGAGCAGTCGGCCCCGGCGCTCGAATCCAAGATGACGCCCGAGCCCGATTACGGGCTGACCTCGTACAAGGGGCTCGGCCGATTGAAGGGCCGCGTGGCGCTCGTCACCGGCGGCGACAGTGGCATTGGCCGCGCGGTGTGCCTCGCGTTCGCCCGCGAGGGCGCCGACGTGGCCTTCGGCTACCTCAACGAGGATCAGGACGCCGAGGTGACCCGGCGCGCCGTCGAGGAGTCCGGCCACCAGGTGGTGTCCTTCCGGGGAGATCTCACGGACGAGGCCGTGTGCCGCCGCCTCATCGAGGACACGGTGAAGCGCTTCGGCCGCATCGACATCCTCGTCAACAACGCCGCCTACCAGGGCAAGGCGGTGGAGAAGTTCGAGGAGATCTCCTCCGAGCGGCTCGAGCGCACCTTCCGCACCAACATCCTCGCGATGTTCCACCTGGTGCGCTACGCGCTGCCGCACATGAAGAAGGGCTCCACCATCATCAACACGGCCTCCATCCAGGCCTATCAGCCCTCGCCCAACATCCTCGACTACGCGTGCACCAAGGGCGCCATCGTCACCTTCACCAAGGGGCTGGCGCAGGAGCTCATCGAGCGGGGCATCCGCGTCAACTGCGTGGCGCCCGGCCCCGTGTGGACGCCCATCATCCCCGCCTCCTTCGACGCGGAGAAGGTGAAGTCCTTCGGCGAGGGCAACCCCACCGGCCGCGCCGGTCAGCCCGTCGAGCTGGCGCCCTCCTACGTGTTCCTCGCCTCGGACGAGTCCACCTACGTCAATGGCGAGGTGCTCGGCGTCACCGGCGGCAAGCTGCTCGCCTGA
- the dtd gene encoding D-aminoacyl-tRNA deacylase encodes MKAVVQRVLEASVTVAGERVSQMGPGLLVLLGVGQGDSEAEVAWMADKLATLRIFEDAAGKMNLSLEDTSRQLIVVSQFTLHGDTRKGRRPSFIEAMEPVGAKALYERVCEVLRARGLTVGTGVFAADMKVALVNDGPVTILLETPPKAPAPASR; translated from the coding sequence ATGAAGGCAGTGGTGCAGCGGGTGCTCGAGGCCTCCGTCACGGTGGCGGGCGAGCGCGTGAGTCAGATGGGGCCGGGGCTGCTGGTCCTGCTCGGCGTGGGCCAGGGAGACAGCGAGGCGGAGGTGGCATGGATGGCGGACAAGCTCGCCACCCTGCGCATCTTCGAGGACGCCGCGGGCAAGATGAACCTGTCGCTGGAGGACACCTCGCGCCAGCTCATCGTCGTCAGCCAGTTCACCCTCCATGGCGACACGCGCAAGGGCCGCCGGCCCAGCTTCATCGAGGCCATGGAGCCGGTGGGGGCCAAGGCGCTCTACGAGCGCGTGTGCGAGGTGCTGCGCGCCCGCGGCCTCACCGTGGGCACCGGCGTCTTCGCCGCGGACATGAAGGTGGCGCTCGTCAACGACGGCCCCGTCACGATCCTGCTGGAGACTCCTCCGAAGGCGCCTGCTCCGGCTTCTCGTTGA
- a CDS encoding ABC transporter permease codes for MRRLSPGGRLGLALTGTLVFAALLAPVLSPSTPEAIDLAAELSPPGPGHPLGAGENGIDLLTHVLHGARLSLTVAVFTVALSAAVGTVLGGIAGWVGGLVDEVLMRLTDVLLAFPGLLLALFLTAVLGPSLAHVVLALSLTGWTGYARLARAQVLTLRERDYVQAARALGASDARILWYHLLPNAAGPLLIQATSALPGTLLAESSLSFLGLGASPGTPSWGALVDQGTQYLLVAPHVALFPGLALALAVLGFHLLGDAVRDTLDPRHAERR; via the coding sequence ATGAGGCGGCTGTCCCCCGGAGGACGCCTCGGCCTGGCGCTCACGGGCACGCTCGTGTTCGCCGCGCTGCTGGCCCCCGTGCTCAGTCCCTCGACGCCCGAGGCCATCGATCTGGCCGCCGAGCTGTCCCCGCCCGGCCCCGGCCACCCCCTGGGCGCGGGGGAGAATGGGATTGATCTGCTCACCCACGTGCTCCACGGCGCCCGCCTGTCGCTCACCGTCGCCGTGTTCACCGTGGCGCTCTCGGCCGCGGTGGGCACCGTGCTCGGAGGAATCGCCGGCTGGGTGGGCGGGCTCGTGGACGAGGTCCTCATGCGCCTGACCGACGTGCTGCTCGCCTTTCCCGGCCTGCTGCTCGCGCTCTTCCTCACCGCCGTGCTCGGACCCTCGCTCGCGCACGTCGTGCTCGCCTTGAGCCTCACCGGGTGGACCGGCTACGCCCGGCTGGCACGCGCCCAGGTGCTCACCCTGCGCGAGCGCGACTACGTGCAGGCCGCGCGTGCGCTCGGGGCCAGTGACGCGCGCATCCTCTGGTACCACCTGCTGCCCAATGCCGCGGGGCCGCTGCTCATCCAGGCCACCTCCGCCCTGCCGGGCACCCTCCTCGCCGAGTCCTCGCTGAGCTTCCTCGGGCTCGGCGCGTCTCCGGGGACGCCCTCCTGGGGGGCGCTGGTGGATCAGGGCACCCAGTACCTCCTCGTGGCGCCCCACGTGGCGCTCTTTCCCGGACTCGCCCTGGCGCTCGCGGTGCTCGGCTTTCACCTGCTCGGCGACGCGGTGCGCGATACGCTGGATCCCCGGCATGCGGAACGCCGATGA
- a CDS encoding GlsB/YeaQ/YmgE family stress response membrane protein: MGLETLVLWLFIGLIAGWLASAVVGGGYGLVGDIVVGIVGAFLGGWLFRALGVGAPGSGIVSTIIVAFVGAVVLLLILRAIHRTTYRRV; the protein is encoded by the coding sequence ATGGGTCTCGAAACACTGGTGCTCTGGCTGTTCATCGGTCTCATCGCGGGTTGGTTGGCCTCGGCGGTCGTGGGCGGGGGCTATGGCCTCGTGGGCGACATCGTCGTGGGCATCGTGGGCGCGTTCCTGGGCGGATGGCTCTTCCGCGCCCTGGGGGTGGGCGCTCCGGGCAGCGGCATCGTCTCGACCATCATCGTGGCCTTCGTGGGTGCCGTCGTCCTGCTATTGATTCTGCGGGCCATCCATCGGACGACGTACCGGCGGGTTTGA
- the rpoN gene encoding RNA polymerase factor sigma-54, translating into MAMELKQSLKLSQQLVMTPQLQQAIKLLQLSRMELLEQVREEMDQNPLLEQPDEAPFGDLTDKEPGEASMEAANTEIPRDLEPRTPDTATEFKADKDGPPEIDWEAYLNSYQFNEPTTASNKGNVATDDMPSFEANMVEKEDLVDHLQEQLGTLRLNDAERRIGMLILGNLDHDGYLKLEEVEGDPLIRLANEADVPMSVAERTLRRIQNLEPKGCAARDLQECLLIQVAALKDKHAPLLGLIIKRHMKYLESKNLPAIAKDLKVSLEEVVEASKLLPRLDPKPGRNFSGDDAQFITPDVFVYKMEDDYTVVLNDDGLSKLRISGMYRNALKAGGVGPGQTKEFIQEKLRSAQWLIRSIHQRQRTIYKVTESIVKFQREFLDQGIAHLKPLILRDVAEDIGMHESTVSRVTTNKYVHTPQGIFELKYFFNSSIARVSGDDTASEAVKHHIKQLVSQEDPRNPYSDQKIVELLKAQGTEIARRTVAKYREVLNILPSSKRKRYF; encoded by the coding sequence ATGGCGATGGAACTCAAGCAGAGCCTGAAGCTTTCGCAGCAGCTGGTGATGACGCCCCAGCTGCAGCAGGCCATCAAGCTGCTGCAACTCTCGCGCATGGAGCTGTTGGAGCAGGTCCGGGAAGAGATGGATCAGAACCCGCTCCTGGAGCAGCCAGACGAGGCGCCCTTCGGTGACTTGACGGACAAGGAGCCGGGCGAGGCCTCCATGGAGGCGGCGAATACCGAGATTCCCCGGGATCTGGAGCCCCGCACCCCGGACACGGCGACGGAGTTCAAGGCCGACAAGGACGGCCCGCCGGAGATCGACTGGGAGGCGTACCTCAACAGCTACCAGTTCAACGAGCCGACCACGGCGTCCAACAAGGGCAACGTGGCCACGGACGACATGCCCTCCTTCGAAGCCAACATGGTGGAGAAGGAGGATCTGGTCGACCACCTGCAGGAGCAACTGGGCACGCTGCGGCTCAACGACGCCGAGCGCCGCATCGGCATGCTCATCCTCGGCAACCTGGACCACGACGGCTACCTCAAGCTGGAGGAGGTGGAGGGAGACCCCCTCATCCGTCTGGCCAACGAGGCGGACGTGCCCATGAGCGTGGCCGAGCGCACCCTGCGCCGCATCCAGAACCTGGAGCCCAAGGGCTGCGCCGCGCGCGACTTGCAGGAGTGCCTGCTCATCCAGGTGGCCGCGCTCAAGGACAAGCACGCTCCGCTGCTCGGCCTCATCATCAAGCGCCACATGAAGTACCTGGAGAGCAAGAACCTCCCGGCGATCGCCAAGGATCTCAAGGTGTCGCTCGAGGAGGTGGTGGAGGCCTCCAAGCTCCTGCCGCGCCTGGACCCGAAGCCGGGCCGCAACTTCAGCGGCGACGACGCGCAGTTCATCACCCCGGACGTGTTCGTCTACAAGATGGAGGACGACTACACGGTGGTGCTCAACGACGACGGCCTGTCCAAGCTGCGCATCTCCGGCATGTACCGCAACGCGCTCAAGGCGGGCGGGGTGGGCCCCGGGCAGACCAAGGAGTTCATCCAGGAGAAGCTGCGCAGCGCCCAGTGGCTCATCCGCTCCATCCACCAGCGCCAGCGCACCATCTACAAGGTCACCGAGAGCATCGTGAAGTTCCAGCGCGAGTTCCTCGACCAGGGCATCGCGCACCTCAAGCCGCTCATCCTGCGCGACGTGGCCGAGGACATCGGCATGCACGAGTCCACCGTGTCGCGCGTGACGACGAACAAGTACGTGCACACGCCCCAGGGCATCTTCGAGCTGAAGTACTTCTTCAACTCGTCCATCGCCCGCGTGTCCGGAGACGACACCGCGAGCGAGGCCGTCAAGCACCACATCAAGCAGCTCGTCAGCCAGGAAGATCCGCGCAACCCCTACTCGGATCAGAAGATCGTCGAGCTGCTCAAGGCCCAGGGCACGGAGATCGCCCGGCGCACCGTGGCCAAGTACCGCGAGGTGCTCAACATCCTCCCGAGCAGCAAGCGCAAGCGCTACTTCTAG
- a CDS encoding PTS sugar transporter subunit IIA, with product MRISEFLSPPAVVSDLKARDKQEVLRELSAALAHAHPTLKAERLVEVLREREKLGSTGIGEGVAIPHGKLPGLGQLVAAFGVSRQGVDFEAIDGKSTHLFFALVAPENSAGVHLKALARISRLFKNPRFRASILEAPTVEAIHALIVQEDARP from the coding sequence TTGCGAATCTCCGAGTTCCTCAGCCCACCAGCCGTCGTCTCGGACCTGAAGGCCCGGGACAAGCAAGAGGTGTTGCGCGAATTGAGCGCGGCACTCGCCCATGCCCATCCGACCCTGAAGGCCGAGCGGCTGGTGGAGGTGCTGCGCGAGCGCGAGAAGCTCGGCTCCACCGGCATCGGCGAGGGCGTGGCCATTCCCCACGGCAAGCTGCCGGGGCTCGGCCAGCTCGTGGCCGCCTTCGGCGTGTCCCGTCAGGGCGTCGACTTCGAGGCCATCGACGGCAAGTCCACGCACCTCTTCTTCGCCCTGGTGGCCCCGGAGAACAGCGCGGGCGTGCACCTCAAGGCCCTCGCGCGGATCTCGCGTCTCTTCAAAAATCCGCGCTTCCGCGCTTCCATCCTCGAAGCGCCCACCGTCGAGGCCATTCACGCCCTCATCGTGCAGGAAGACGCTCGGCCCTGA
- the rpiA gene encoding ribose-5-phosphate isomerase RpiA, producing MSPSVEKGAANDIDRHKREAAERAVESMQPGMVVGLGTGSTAAHVVHRLAALRSEGKLLDVKGVPTSHRTAVLAESLGIPLTTLEAHPVLDLCIDGADEVDPELRLIKGGGGALLREKIVAQASRRVIIVVDEGKLSPRLGTRWAVPVEVLPFGWRSQALYLEGLGARVTQRLGPGGSPFVTDQGHFILDCAWGALEQPEALAARLQARAGIVEHGLFLGLTSELIVAGSGGVEVRHPG from the coding sequence ATGAGCCCATCCGTCGAGAAGGGTGCCGCCAACGACATCGACCGGCACAAGCGAGAGGCCGCCGAGCGCGCGGTGGAGTCCATGCAGCCGGGCATGGTGGTGGGGCTGGGCACGGGAAGCACCGCGGCCCACGTGGTGCACCGGCTGGCGGCCTTGCGGAGCGAGGGGAAGCTGCTGGACGTGAAGGGCGTGCCGACGTCGCATCGAACGGCGGTCCTGGCGGAGTCGCTCGGCATTCCCCTCACCACGTTGGAGGCGCACCCCGTGTTGGATCTCTGCATCGACGGCGCGGACGAGGTGGACCCGGAGCTGCGGCTCATCAAGGGCGGGGGCGGCGCGCTGTTGCGCGAGAAGATCGTCGCCCAGGCGAGCCGTCGGGTGATCATCGTGGTGGACGAGGGCAAGTTGTCTCCCCGGCTGGGCACGCGCTGGGCGGTGCCGGTGGAGGTGCTGCCGTTTGGCTGGCGCTCGCAGGCGCTCTACCTGGAAGGACTGGGCGCCCGGGTCACCCAGCGTCTGGGCCCCGGGGGCTCACCCTTCGTGACGGATCAGGGCCACTTCATCCTCGACTGCGCCTGGGGGGCCCTGGAGCAGCCGGAAGCGCTGGCCGCGCGGCTCCAGGCCCGGGCGGGGATCGTGGAGCATGGCCTGTTCCTCGGGCTGACGTCGGAGCTCATCGTGGCCGGTTCCGGGGGCGTGGAAGTTCGCCATCCCGGCTGA
- the hpf gene encoding ribosome hibernation-promoting factor, HPF/YfiA family — MQLNITFRQFGSSDSLKEYAKEKVERVNKYLDRAGEAHVVLSLERHLHHADITIHSGAWVLRGREKSEDMYASIDSAMDKIEAQLRKYKEKIKNHHGRERVHHRQELVNNFKVRHKVFELPEEEALADAADTAEALRSATPAAAPATPAPAQRIVRTSEITVKPMSVDEAVMQMNLLNQDFYVFQHATTHEVCVVYRRKDDGQFGLIGVHAPPNAG; from the coding sequence ATGCAGCTCAACATCACCTTCCGCCAGTTCGGTTCGTCCGATTCCCTCAAGGAGTACGCGAAGGAGAAGGTCGAGCGGGTGAACAAGTACCTGGATCGAGCCGGAGAGGCCCACGTGGTGTTGTCGCTCGAGCGTCACCTGCACCACGCGGACATCACCATCCACTCGGGCGCCTGGGTGCTGCGCGGCAGGGAGAAGAGCGAGGACATGTACGCGTCCATCGACAGCGCGATGGACAAGATCGAGGCGCAGCTGCGCAAGTACAAGGAGAAGATCAAGAACCACCACGGACGCGAGCGCGTGCACCACCGGCAGGAGCTGGTGAACAACTTCAAGGTGCGCCACAAGGTGTTCGAGCTGCCCGAGGAGGAGGCGCTCGCGGACGCCGCGGACACCGCCGAGGCCCTGCGCTCGGCCACGCCCGCGGCCGCTCCGGCCACCCCGGCCCCCGCGCAGCGCATCGTGCGCACCTCGGAGATCACCGTGAAGCCCATGTCGGTGGACGAGGCGGTGATGCAGATGAACCTGCTCAACCAGGACTTCTACGTCTTCCAGCACGCGACGACGCACGAGGTGTGCGTGGTGTACCGGCGCAAGGACGACGGGCAGTTCGGCCTCATCGGCGTGCACGCGCCGCCCAACGCCGGCTAG